Proteins from a single region of Paraglaciecola sp. T6c:
- the pabC gene encoding aminodeoxychorismate lyase, which produces MIVNGSSATQLAITDRATQYGDGCFTTMLVRDGKVEYWDAHLTRLQSTCERLLISSINWDELALHVSALAEQKTLGVLKVLISRGSGGRGYSPEGAKTPVYIVSQHPFPAHYQDWQRKGIELNVSSITLAKQPLLAGLKHLNRLEQVLIKHELANDAFHDCLVLDTDDVIVETSVGNIFWYCENAWHTPSLNFSGVEGVMRNQVMAYLLANQVPIHQCREGLNSIQSASEVFVCNSLMGIVPVSAIEFSDGHRAYYLNEKTRDLQNGVMNY; this is translated from the coding sequence ATGATTGTAAATGGTTCATCCGCGACACAACTCGCTATCACAGATAGAGCGACCCAATATGGCGATGGGTGCTTCACCACCATGTTAGTTAGAGACGGAAAGGTCGAGTACTGGGATGCGCACCTAACACGGTTACAATCAACCTGTGAACGTTTGTTAATTTCTTCGATAAATTGGGATGAGTTAGCGCTACATGTCTCAGCTCTGGCAGAACAAAAAACGCTTGGTGTGTTGAAAGTGTTAATTTCACGAGGCTCCGGTGGACGTGGTTATAGCCCTGAGGGGGCGAAAACCCCTGTTTACATCGTTAGTCAACATCCATTTCCTGCTCACTACCAAGACTGGCAGCGAAAGGGTATCGAACTCAATGTCAGCAGTATTACGTTGGCCAAGCAGCCATTGCTTGCGGGTTTGAAACATTTGAACCGCTTAGAGCAAGTATTGATAAAGCATGAATTAGCTAATGATGCCTTTCATGATTGCTTGGTTCTCGATACTGATGATGTGATTGTTGAAACCTCGGTGGGAAACATATTTTGGTATTGCGAAAATGCTTGGCATACACCTTCGCTTAATTTTAGTGGTGTCGAAGGCGTTATGCGTAACCAAGTGATGGCATACTTATTGGCTAATCAAGTACCCATCCATCAGTGTAGAGAAGGACTCAATAGCATACAATCTGCCTCAGAGGTTTTCGTGTGCAATAGCCTGATGGGCATTGTCCCGGTATCAGCAATTGAGTTTAGTGATGGTCACAGGGCATATTATTTAAATGAGAAAACACGCGATTTACAAAACGGAGTAATGAATTATTAG
- a CDS encoding beta-ketoacyl-ACP synthase III has protein sequence MNSRIIGTGSYYPSDVRTNADLSLMVDTSDEWITDRTGIKERRIIGEHETAATMGFEASKKALEAAGIDAKSLDMIVCATTSGRYSLPSTACEIQKALDVDGIPAFDVAAACAGYCYALSVADQYIKSGMAKRILVVGTDCLSRMISPEDRTMVILFGDAAGATIIEASEEPGILSTHIHAAGSYGDLLAIGNPTRGDESSIHENWGSMKGNEVFRVAVTKLSEIVEETLAANNMQKSDLDWLVPHQANFRIIKATAKKLDMSLDQVVITLERYGNTSAATVPTALDEAIRDGRIKRGQNLLLEAFGGGFAWASALVRY, from the coding sequence ATGAATTCTAGAATAATTGGTACTGGTAGTTATTATCCAAGCGACGTGCGCACGAACGCCGACTTATCCCTCATGGTGGATACGTCAGACGAATGGATAACAGATCGCACTGGTATCAAAGAGCGCCGCATTATCGGGGAGCATGAAACCGCTGCCACTATGGGCTTTGAGGCAAGTAAAAAAGCACTGGAAGCAGCCGGTATAGACGCCAAGTCATTAGACATGATTGTATGTGCCACAACCAGCGGACGTTACTCGCTACCCAGTACAGCCTGTGAGATCCAAAAAGCGTTAGACGTCGATGGCATTCCTGCATTTGACGTAGCAGCTGCTTGCGCCGGTTATTGCTATGCATTAAGCGTGGCTGATCAGTACATTAAATCAGGCATGGCAAAACGCATTTTGGTCGTAGGAACTGATTGCCTAAGTCGCATGATCAGCCCAGAAGACCGCACTATGGTAATTTTATTTGGTGACGCTGCAGGTGCAACAATTATCGAAGCGAGCGAAGAGCCTGGCATATTATCCACCCATATCCATGCTGCAGGGTCATACGGTGATTTATTGGCCATTGGTAATCCAACTCGTGGGGATGAATCATCCATCCACGAAAACTGGGGCTCTATGAAAGGCAATGAAGTATTCCGCGTTGCTGTGACAAAGTTAAGTGAAATCGTTGAAGAAACCTTAGCCGCCAATAATATGCAGAAATCTGATTTAGATTGGCTCGTTCCTCATCAGGCTAACTTCCGAATAATTAAAGCCACGGCGAAAAAATTAGATATGTCGCTTGATCAAGTGGTTATAACACTTGAGCGCTACGGTAATACGTCAGCGGCGACGGTGCCAACGGCCTTAGATGAAGCAATTCGAGATGGGCGTATCAAGAGAGGGCAAAACCTCCTATTAGAAGCCTTCGGTGGTGGTTTCGCCTGGGCATCTGCTTTAGTGCGATATTAA
- the yceD gene encoding 23S rRNA accumulation protein YceD has protein sequence MQKVKLPKQLDPIKSATKRSEYQGVMLTADMPRLLSTVAGVDDEVDIEVKFLKDEQGLSYFEGQIRCETSLVCQRCNGVFTHPLDVSFCFSPVQGLDDEKADELPDIYDLVEVNDHGEVNLLQIFEDEMIISLPIVALHAEEDCDIKAEDMTFGKIEPVDERPNPFAVLKELKRD, from the coding sequence ATGCAGAAAGTAAAATTACCTAAACAACTCGACCCAATCAAAAGTGCAACAAAACGCTCTGAATATCAGGGGGTAATGTTAACGGCTGATATGCCGAGATTGCTAAGTACAGTTGCTGGCGTAGACGACGAAGTTGATATCGAAGTGAAGTTTTTAAAAGACGAGCAGGGTCTTTCATACTTCGAAGGTCAAATTCGTTGTGAAACATCACTTGTCTGTCAAAGATGTAATGGTGTTTTTACTCATCCTTTAGACGTGTCGTTTTGTTTCAGTCCTGTGCAGGGACTTGATGATGAAAAGGCCGATGAGTTACCGGATATTTACGACCTGGTAGAGGTCAATGACCACGGAGAAGTCAATTTACTTCAAATTTTTGAAGACGAAATGATCATCTCTTTGCCAATTGTCGCCCTTCATGCAGAGGAGGATTGTGACATAAAAGCAGAGGACATGACGTTCGGAAAAATTGAACCGGTCGATGAACGTCCAAACCCGTTCGCGGTTTTGAAAGAACTTAAGCGAGACTAG
- the acpP gene encoding acyl carrier protein, protein MSDIEERVKKIIIEQLGVKEEEVKSEASFVDDLGADSLDTVELVMALEEEFDTEIPDEEAEKITTVQSAIDYVNAHKDA, encoded by the coding sequence ATGAGTGACATCGAAGAACGCGTTAAAAAAATCATTATTGAACAACTTGGTGTTAAAGAAGAAGAAGTAAAATCAGAAGCCTCGTTTGTTGATGATTTAGGTGCGGATTCTCTAGACACAGTTGAATTGGTTATGGCTTTAGAAGAGGAATTTGATACTGAAATTCCTGATGAAGAAGCAGAAAAAATTACAACAGTTCAATCTGCTATTGACTACGTTAACGCTCACAAAGACGCGTAA
- the rfbD gene encoding dTDP-4-dehydrorhamnose reductase, with product MKVLITGKKGQLGWELCNRAPEPTVEVFAFDSAELDITDAKKVAEIFSSIQPNVVINCAAYTAVDKAETDEATAFLVNEEGAKNIANGCKEVGARLLHISTDFVFDGTKCSPYIVSDRPNPLGVYGASKLAGELAIQSMLPEAIIVRTAWVYSSHGNNFVKTMLRLMQEKSQLGIVSDQIGTPTYAAGLADWLWAVVDKPDIKGMYHWTDAGVASWYDFAIAIQELALEKGLLHKAISVQPIYAAQYPTPAKRPAFSVVDKTAAEQDSGVQTVHWRKQLSNMLDNL from the coding sequence GTGAAAGTACTTATCACTGGAAAAAAAGGTCAACTAGGGTGGGAGCTTTGTAACCGCGCTCCCGAACCTACTGTTGAGGTGTTCGCTTTTGATAGCGCAGAGCTCGATATAACTGATGCTAAAAAAGTTGCTGAAATTTTTTCATCTATTCAACCTAACGTGGTTATTAATTGCGCAGCTTATACCGCAGTAGATAAAGCGGAGACAGATGAAGCCACCGCCTTCTTAGTAAATGAAGAAGGTGCTAAGAATATCGCTAACGGCTGTAAAGAAGTCGGTGCAAGGTTGTTACACATATCAACTGATTTTGTTTTTGATGGGACTAAGTGTTCACCTTATATCGTATCTGATAGACCTAACCCGCTTGGAGTGTATGGCGCGTCAAAATTAGCAGGTGAGTTAGCCATTCAAAGCATGCTGCCTGAGGCGATTATTGTGCGAACGGCCTGGGTATATTCTAGCCATGGTAATAACTTCGTTAAAACCATGCTGCGGTTAATGCAAGAGAAATCCCAGCTAGGTATTGTCTCAGACCAAATTGGTACACCCACTTACGCTGCTGGGCTAGCTGATTGGCTTTGGGCGGTGGTCGACAAGCCTGATATTAAAGGCATGTACCATTGGACAGATGCAGGCGTGGCCAGTTGGTATGACTTTGCTATCGCTATCCAAGAGCTAGCACTAGAAAAGGGACTTTTGCATAAAGCGATCTCAGTGCAGCCAATCTATGCGGCCCAGTACCCGACGCCGGCTAAAAGGCCCGCATTTTCTGTTGTCGACAAAACCGCGGCAGAACAGGATTCAGGTGTCCAAACTGTCCACTGGCGCAAGCAATTATCTAATATGCTCGATAATCTTTAG
- a CDS encoding Maf family protein, which translates to MKLILASTSPYRKNILEKLCIPFSCASPSADETPMNNESANTLVARLAAEKALSVGVTQKGLIIGSDQVACVDGVILGKPGNKLKAFDQLTQLSGKTVTFFTGLSLLDSKTQRQETIVETFDVIFKSLSAKQISRYLELEEPYDCAGSFKSEGLGIALFSSLDGRDPNTLIGLPLIALVAMLKKFEIDVFEHMQ; encoded by the coding sequence ATGAAACTAATTCTTGCTTCAACCTCCCCATATCGAAAAAATATTCTTGAAAAGCTGTGTATCCCCTTTTCATGTGCCTCACCCAGCGCGGATGAAACGCCGATGAATAATGAGTCTGCCAACACTTTAGTGGCGCGATTGGCAGCAGAAAAGGCATTATCTGTAGGGGTAACTCAAAAGGGTCTTATTATAGGCTCTGATCAAGTCGCTTGTGTTGACGGTGTTATTCTCGGTAAACCTGGTAATAAGCTCAAGGCATTTGACCAGCTTACACAGCTAAGCGGAAAAACTGTTACTTTTTTTACCGGGTTGTCCTTACTTGATAGTAAAACACAGCGTCAGGAAACGATTGTTGAAACGTTTGATGTAATATTTAAATCACTTAGTGCTAAACAAATTAGTCGATATCTTGAACTTGAAGAGCCGTATGATTGTGCTGGTAGCTTTAAAAGCGAAGGTTTGGGGATAGCGTTATTTTCATCGTTAGACGGTCGCGACCCTAATACCCTTATTGGTCTTCCTCTAATTGCACTAGTGGCGATGCTAAAAAAGTTTGAAATTGATGTATTTGAGCATATGCAGTAG
- the fabG gene encoding 3-oxoacyl-ACP reductase FabG: protein MSGLDGKIALVTGASRGIGKAIAEQLVNDGATVIGTATSEAGANAISEYLADNGKGMVLNVSEPESMTRLLADIAEQFGVIDILVNNAGITRDNLLMRMKDEEWQDIINTNLTSVFNMSKAVLRGMMKKRCGRIINIGSVVGSSGNAGQANYAAAKAGVIGFTKSMAREVASRGITVNVVAPGFIDTDMTKALNDDQREAIFKDIPANRLGSVQEVASAVGFLASNSAAYITGETLHVNGGMYMG from the coding sequence ATGTCTGGATTAGACGGAAAAATAGCACTTGTAACGGGCGCTAGTCGCGGTATCGGTAAAGCGATCGCTGAACAATTAGTCAACGATGGAGCGACGGTCATTGGTACAGCTACATCTGAAGCTGGCGCCAACGCTATCAGTGAGTATTTGGCGGACAATGGCAAAGGCATGGTACTCAACGTATCAGAGCCAGAATCGATGACTCGCTTGTTAGCTGACATCGCAGAACAATTTGGTGTGATCGATATTTTGGTCAATAATGCCGGTATCACCCGGGATAACCTGCTCATGCGAATGAAAGATGAAGAATGGCAAGATATCATTAATACCAACCTCACATCCGTGTTTAACATGTCTAAAGCAGTTTTACGTGGCATGATGAAAAAACGTTGTGGTAGAATCATCAATATTGGTTCTGTTGTTGGCAGTTCAGGTAATGCAGGTCAAGCAAACTATGCTGCAGCGAAAGCTGGCGTTATAGGTTTTACTAAATCAATGGCACGTGAAGTCGCTTCTCGTGGAATTACAGTCAATGTAGTTGCTCCAGGTTTCATTGATACTGATATGACCAAGGCACTGAACGACGACCAACGTGAGGCCATTTTTAAAGATATTCCAGCAAATCGTTTAGGCTCTGTTCAAGAAGTTGCCTCAGCGGTTGGCTTTTTAGCTAGTAATAGCGCCGCATACATAACAGGGGAAACCTTGCATGTAAACGGTGGAATGTATATGGGGTAG
- the fabF gene encoding beta-ketoacyl-ACP synthase II — protein MAKRRVVVTGLGVLSPVGNDYASTWQNIVGGKSGIGPITVFDASEYTTHFAGEVKDFNVEDYIAKKETKKMDKFIQFGIAAGKQALVDSGLAITEKNASRVGVAIGSGIGGLSLIEENHTKLVNSGPKRISPFFVPATITNMISGFLSIMEGLKGPNLNIVTACTTGVHNMGIAARTIAYGDADAMLAGGAEASICPLGLGGFAAARALSTRNDNPQIASRPWDKDRDGFVMGEGAGVVMLEEYESAKARGAKIYAELVGFGMSGDAHHMTSPPENGEGAAAAMHNALNDASVNAHQVGYINAHGTSTPAGDVAEVAAVKTIFQDSAKKVLVSSTKSMTGHLLGAAGAVEAIFTILALKDQVAPPTINLDNPGEGCDLDFVAHEARSIKMEYGLCNSFGFGGTNGSLLFKKV, from the coding sequence GTGGCTAAACGTCGGGTTGTAGTAACCGGTCTTGGCGTACTCTCTCCTGTGGGCAATGATTATGCTTCCACGTGGCAGAATATCGTCGGCGGTAAAAGTGGCATAGGCCCTATCACGGTTTTTGATGCATCTGAATACACCACGCATTTCGCAGGGGAAGTGAAAGACTTCAACGTTGAAGATTACATCGCCAAGAAAGAAACCAAGAAAATGGACAAGTTTATCCAGTTTGGTATTGCAGCTGGAAAGCAAGCCTTAGTGGACTCAGGTTTAGCCATTACTGAAAAGAATGCCTCTCGAGTTGGCGTAGCCATTGGGTCAGGTATTGGCGGTTTAAGTTTGATTGAAGAAAATCATACTAAATTAGTTAACTCTGGGCCTAAGCGTATCTCGCCCTTTTTCGTTCCTGCTACTATCACCAATATGATTTCAGGCTTCCTGTCCATCATGGAAGGTTTAAAAGGCCCTAATTTAAATATTGTGACTGCCTGTACCACAGGTGTCCATAATATGGGGATAGCTGCACGTACCATTGCTTACGGTGATGCTGACGCGATGTTAGCTGGCGGTGCGGAAGCGTCTATTTGCCCATTGGGCTTAGGTGGCTTTGCGGCTGCTAGAGCGTTATCAACTCGCAACGATAACCCGCAAATAGCCAGCCGTCCGTGGGACAAAGACCGAGACGGCTTTGTTATGGGCGAGGGTGCCGGTGTTGTTATGCTAGAAGAGTATGAGTCAGCGAAAGCTCGCGGCGCAAAAATCTATGCAGAGCTTGTTGGTTTCGGCATGAGTGGTGATGCTCATCACATGACATCACCGCCCGAAAATGGTGAAGGTGCAGCCGCTGCAATGCACAATGCACTCAATGACGCCTCAGTGAATGCGCATCAAGTAGGCTATATCAACGCTCATGGTACATCTACACCAGCGGGTGATGTAGCGGAAGTTGCTGCAGTAAAGACTATTTTTCAGGACAGCGCCAAAAAGGTACTTGTTAGTTCAACAAAATCCATGACCGGCCATTTATTAGGTGCCGCTGGTGCAGTTGAGGCTATCTTCACTATCTTAGCGTTGAAAGACCAAGTAGCCCCACCGACTATTAATTTAGATAATCCAGGTGAAGGGTGCGATCTTGACTTTGTTGCACACGAAGCCCGCTCAATCAAAATGGAGTACGGCTTGTGTAATTCATTTGGTTTTGGCGGTACTAACGGTTCGTTGCTATTTAAAAAAGTGTAA
- the rfbC gene encoding dTDP-4-dehydrorhamnose 3,5-epimerase: MQITPTPLNDVLIFEPKVFGDERGFFMETFRADLFTEATGVKALVQDNHSKSRQGILRGLHYQLEHTQGKLVRVTQGSVYDVVVDLRQSSSSFGQSYGIELSAQNNKQLWVPAGFAHGFYVTSETAEFVYKCSDYYHPQSEVSILWNDPALSIQWPLVNGETPALSEKDKVGCLFSDAPKFA; the protein is encoded by the coding sequence ATGCAAATCACCCCAACACCACTCAATGACGTTCTCATATTCGAGCCAAAAGTATTTGGCGATGAGCGAGGTTTCTTTATGGAGACCTTCCGCGCGGACTTATTTACCGAAGCAACAGGTGTGAAAGCACTGGTACAAGATAACCACAGTAAATCCCGCCAAGGTATATTACGCGGCTTACATTATCAGTTAGAGCACACCCAAGGTAAGTTAGTACGGGTTACCCAAGGCAGTGTATATGATGTGGTCGTAGATTTACGCCAATCTTCTTCCTCCTTTGGTCAATCATATGGCATCGAATTGTCAGCGCAGAATAATAAACAACTGTGGGTCCCAGCGGGTTTTGCCCATGGTTTTTACGTCACCAGCGAAACAGCTGAGTTTGTATACAAATGCAGTGATTATTATCACCCACAATCTGAAGTGTCTATTTTATGGAATGATCCTGCCCTTAGCATCCAGTGGCCATTAGTGAACGGAGAAACGCCAGCATTATCGGAAAAAGATAAAGTGGGTTGTTTATTCAGCGATGCCCCAAAATTTGCTTAA
- the plsX gene encoding phosphate acyltransferase PlsX has protein sequence MRHLTLALDIMGGDNGPHIILSAALKALNEFPHLNLIFCGDEDVITSWLNQHSSSLSNRYSIVHCNQQVLMDDNPVKALRHKKDSSMACAIKHVHNEQADACVSAGNTGALLAMACSQLKTLSGVNRPALVSSLPTAKGHKVYLLDLGATVQSDAQTLLQNAVMGSVLAEQIAGIERPRVAILNVGEEQIKGPANIKEASQLLAASDHLNYIGFVEGDDIFNDIADVIVTDGFSGNIALKSCEGLVKLLIEQVKRDAKRNILSKIMAKLAMPLLRRLYLRVNPDQYNGASLIGLRGIVVKSHGNASDEAFLYAIREAVQEAERQVPTKIKDKIENLLMERS, from the coding sequence TTGCGTCATCTAACCTTAGCGTTAGATATTATGGGGGGCGATAACGGCCCCCATATTATTCTATCTGCAGCTTTAAAAGCACTGAATGAATTCCCCCACCTAAATTTAATTTTTTGCGGAGACGAAGATGTTATTACATCTTGGTTAAACCAGCACTCCTCTTCCTTATCCAATCGATATTCAATAGTTCATTGCAACCAACAGGTTTTGATGGATGACAACCCTGTTAAAGCGCTTCGTCATAAAAAAGACTCGTCTATGGCCTGTGCTATTAAGCACGTTCACAATGAGCAAGCGGATGCATGTGTAAGTGCGGGTAATACAGGCGCTTTGCTGGCAATGGCATGCTCTCAACTGAAAACTCTCTCTGGTGTTAACCGTCCTGCTTTGGTATCAAGCTTACCCACTGCTAAAGGTCACAAAGTCTATCTTTTGGATTTAGGCGCGACGGTACAAAGCGACGCACAAACGTTGCTACAAAATGCTGTGATGGGGTCTGTATTAGCTGAGCAAATTGCAGGAATTGAACGCCCGAGAGTGGCTATTTTAAACGTGGGTGAGGAGCAAATCAAAGGCCCTGCGAATATCAAAGAGGCGAGTCAATTATTAGCCGCCAGCGACCACTTAAACTATATTGGGTTCGTTGAAGGTGACGATATATTTAACGATATTGCCGATGTCATTGTCACCGACGGCTTCTCAGGAAACATCGCTTTAAAATCCTGCGAAGGACTGGTTAAGTTATTGATAGAGCAAGTAAAGCGTGATGCTAAGCGAAATATATTGAGTAAAATCATGGCAAAACTGGCCATGCCCCTATTACGTCGTCTCTATTTGCGAGTGAACCCCGACCAGTATAACGGTGCGAGTCTGATAGGATTGCGCGGAATTGTGGTCAAAAGCCACGGAAATGCCTCGGATGAGGCTTTTTTGTATGCGATCCGCGAAGCGGTTCAAGAAGCCGAAAGGCAAGTTCCCACAAAAATTAAAGATAAGATTGAAAACCTCTTGATGGAGCGATCGTAA
- the mltG gene encoding endolytic transglycosylase MltG, whose protein sequence is MRINVIKVSSLLMTLVIVTLMTGLHYLKQQAERPLTLNEPLLLTVKKGQFSNSILKQLKEQSLIDDTLGLKVMLKVMPEIANVKAGTYEIEPGMNGIDVFQLIASGKEKQFALTLVEGLRWQDWEKQLTSHPYVKVGDDFSENVKRFSHDIEGQSLEGWLMPDTYHFVAGTSAFTIVKWAYSAMQKELALQWQHRDQNVPYATPYEALIMASIIEKETALGEERSRIAGVFVNRLRLNMRLQTDPTVIYGIEDFDGNITRKDLRQATPYNTYVIKGLTPTPIAMPSKLAINAALNPLATDELYFVSKGDGSHHFSETLQEHNRAVRQYQLNR, encoded by the coding sequence TTGAGAATCAACGTAATCAAAGTGTCCTCATTATTGATGACTTTAGTGATTGTTACGTTAATGACAGGCTTGCATTATCTAAAGCAACAAGCAGAAAGACCATTAACGCTTAATGAGCCACTTTTACTTACTGTCAAGAAAGGGCAGTTCTCTAACAGCATTTTAAAGCAGCTGAAAGAACAATCACTGATTGATGACACCCTCGGTCTTAAAGTGATGCTCAAAGTAATGCCGGAGATCGCTAATGTAAAAGCAGGCACTTACGAAATCGAGCCAGGCATGAACGGTATCGATGTTTTCCAACTTATTGCCAGTGGTAAGGAGAAGCAATTCGCCCTTACATTGGTAGAAGGCCTTAGGTGGCAAGATTGGGAAAAGCAGCTTACGAGTCATCCCTACGTTAAGGTGGGTGATGACTTTAGCGAAAATGTAAAAAGATTTAGCCACGACATTGAAGGCCAATCTTTAGAGGGATGGCTGATGCCGGACACCTATCATTTTGTGGCAGGCACCAGTGCATTTACCATCGTAAAATGGGCATACAGCGCAATGCAAAAGGAACTCGCACTGCAATGGCAACATCGCGACCAGAATGTGCCTTATGCAACGCCTTACGAAGCGCTTATTATGGCGTCCATTATTGAAAAAGAAACCGCATTAGGCGAAGAGCGAAGTCGTATAGCAGGCGTATTTGTTAATCGCCTGCGGTTAAATATGCGTTTACAAACCGATCCGACTGTTATTTATGGCATTGAAGATTTCGACGGTAATATCACGCGTAAAGACTTAAGACAAGCAACGCCTTATAATACCTACGTGATTAAAGGTTTAACACCAACCCCCATCGCCATGCCCAGTAAGCTAGCGATAAATGCAGCCCTCAACCCGTTAGCCACTGACGAGCTGTATTTTGTGTCTAAAGGGGATGGCAGTCATCACTTTTCAGAAACGTTACAAGAACATAATCGTGCCGTACGGCAGTACCAATTAAATCGTTAA
- the fabD gene encoding ACP S-malonyltransferase has translation MSKRAWVFPGQGSQTVGMLKDLAAHHPLVEETFSRASKVLGYDLWDVVQNDNGQTLGQTQVTQPALLAASFAIFQVLKAQSANLPHYLAGHSLGEYSALVCAGVLSFEDGVKLVEARGQFMQQAVPEGVGAMYAIIGLDDAKVIQACEQAQNETQQIVSAVNFNSPGQVVIAGNAEAAEKSAELCKEAGAKRALPLAVSVPSHCALMKPAADKLAELFETIEFTTPSIGVVNNVDVAIESNVEDIKSALLRQLYSPVRWTETIQKLSALGVSQIHEIGPGKVLTGLIKRIDKSLSCDAVNNAETVSTIQ, from the coding sequence ATGTCAAAACGCGCGTGGGTGTTCCCAGGTCAGGGTTCACAAACAGTGGGCATGTTGAAAGACTTAGCGGCTCATCATCCGCTAGTAGAAGAAACATTTAGCCGGGCAAGCAAGGTCTTAGGTTACGACCTTTGGGACGTAGTACAAAACGACAATGGGCAAACATTAGGACAAACGCAGGTGACACAGCCTGCGTTGTTAGCTGCTAGTTTCGCTATATTCCAAGTTTTAAAAGCACAAAGCGCTAATTTACCGCACTATCTTGCAGGTCATAGCTTGGGAGAATACTCAGCCCTTGTGTGTGCTGGTGTTCTATCATTTGAAGATGGCGTCAAATTAGTAGAAGCGCGCGGCCAGTTTATGCAGCAGGCTGTCCCTGAAGGGGTAGGAGCGATGTATGCGATCATTGGTCTTGATGATGCGAAAGTCATTCAAGCATGCGAACAAGCGCAAAACGAAACACAGCAAATCGTATCTGCGGTAAACTTTAATTCACCAGGCCAAGTCGTTATTGCAGGCAATGCAGAAGCTGCTGAAAAATCAGCTGAGCTGTGCAAAGAAGCGGGCGCTAAACGCGCTCTACCTCTAGCAGTAAGTGTGCCTTCTCACTGTGCTTTGATGAAACCCGCTGCAGATAAACTTGCTGAGCTATTTGAAACTATTGAGTTTACAACCCCTTCTATAGGGGTGGTAAACAATGTTGATGTCGCTATTGAATCTAATGTAGAAGATATTAAATCTGCACTTTTGCGCCAGTTATATAGCCCAGTGCGTTGGACTGAAACCATTCAAAAGCTATCCGCTTTAGGCGTAAGCCAGATTCATGAAATTGGCCCAGGTAAGGTGTTAACTGGCTTGATAAAACGCATAGATAAATCATTGAGCTGTGATGCGGTAAACAACGCAGAAACAGTATCGACAATTCAATAA
- the rpmF gene encoding 50S ribosomal protein L32, with translation MAVQKNRKTRSKRGMRRSHDALGTATMSVDSTSGETHVRHHVTADGYYKGKKVLSL, from the coding sequence ATGGCAGTACAAAAGAATCGTAAAACTCGTTCTAAGCGTGGCATGCGTCGTTCGCATGATGCGTTGGGAACTGCGACTATGTCTGTAGATTCAACATCAGGTGAGACGCACGTTCGTCATCACGTTACAGCTGATGGTTACTACAAAGGCAAAAAAGTTCTCTCACTATAA